TATGCTCAGAGACAGAATAATCTAATGAAAAGATGCTTCCTACAAGTTCCTCTTGTGTCTGATCTAGCATACAGATATCACAGGATTACTAGATTCATCGGTATTGATTTTATGCATACCCTGCCCGAGCTCGCACAAGTTGACAAAGGATCTAAGTATCTACACTCCTTCAAGTGTCCTGTTCTGCAGAAGAAGGACcgacaaaagaaaaaagcaagAAGGTTAAACAAGATCAATCAATGAAATAAAGATTATAGACTATTCCAAAAAGTTCTTTctctaatttcataaccatttTGCGTGTTTCAATGCAGATTAAAGGACTTGGAGAATTTTCTTCGGATTGTTGTCACTGGTCACTGGCTCTACACAGCTTGTACTGTCAACGGCTAGATTAGTTGGGATTTTTTCACATGACCGGTAATTAATCGTGCAGACACTATTATTGAAAAGGCCAATATCCTAGTCTCGATATTCATTAATTTTGAAGTCCTTACAATAAAATGCATAGTTGAATTCTATGTCTTCATTCTAATATACTACACTCTACCCAAGTTATTAACCTGCAAGATATGGAACCAAAGTGATTGATTGTACATGCATCTACAGCATGCACATAAATTAACATGCAAGATTGCATTTGAAATGCTAGACATATAACTagaatttggcaaaattcattaCTTTCTATGGTTATGAGTAGTTTTTCACCATGCCGGTGCAAACCGAGCTCATTGATCCAAGCCTGTTAGCTGTTATCATGCTATTAATTTGTCTTGTTGCTTTTATACTTCTAGTTACTAATAATAATTAAGTATCTAGTGATGCAATAGAAGTTTTTCATGTGTATGTGTTGAAACTAACAATTATTTGATGCACTTCATAAGGGATTCTTTCCACTAACTGTGATTCTTTAGCTCTTGATCATCTAAATTTATTCCTAAGCATAATATATCATATACTTCTTGTCACTTGATATTGGTTTGTTTGTACCTAAACATCTTAAGACACGGAAGAACTAAACATAGGGAGCTTTTTGTCGAATGGATTGTGCAGCTTGGAGTGCTTGCGAGCTAAGCTCAATAAACCTGGTACTCTCTCTGTCTCATTTTGATAGTTCTAGTTCTTTTTTCAtacagtttaaaaaaaagtagttaactgtgttggaaaaataaatttagattattattttcctaaagtatccttacattaaataaagttggattttcatatatcaatatgttttggaaaatctaAATACATTAAATAGGGTAGGTTATATTCAATACTaacaatctatattaaataaggtAGTTTATAGTAATAACAATTTACAtcgaataagggtattttaaagaaattaaaagacacctacattttttaattagaaagtggactacaatttgagacagacgaaaaaggaaaacaggactatccaAGTGGGACGAAAGGAGTATAAATAGTGTTTGATGGCTTGATTGAAGTGGAGAAAAAAatgcaacggatcttctgtctcagTTCTTGTGCAATTCTCTgtctcattttttattatattgctatttttccttcatagatatcatattttagtttttttttatctttttaacatccaataactattaattgaacAATGCACacaattcaaaaaattcaaaatgcatGACAAAtgacattttttatgaatttctactgtattttttaatttgctattatatattaatttttttagactgttgtatttattgtttactcaattaatagttattggatgtaaaggaaataaaaaagaactaaactATGATGTTTATAAAggagaaataataatataataaaaaatgggacagaTAATAGCATAGGAAGTGAGATAGAATAtccattggaaaaaaaataatgatacaaaaattttcataGTTCAATCAATTAGATCTACATCCACCAGAAAAGGTGAGCAAAATCTATTATAGTGAAGACGAATATAAAATGTAGAACAAAATTTCTAAAGCCCCAAAACAAGGAAGTGACAATACGAGAGagtactcaaaaaataaaagattttcCTAGTGAGCTATCATCTCTTGGGGCTGTGGTAGGGCGGTTCAAAAGCTTCTGAAGTCTTTCTATGTTTATAAGCACCAAGCAATTGAAATTCGTACCGTATATGAACCAAGATTGTTACTGACTTTTGTCTTTAACAGGAGATCAAAACTTGATCTTCATGTTAAATTGTTGGGCTACCAACACGAAAAACTTTGCACCTGATAtacgaaaaatcaaaaaataataaattgggTAAAATACACTAAACTCTTTGTGGTTTGGATTATTGTCATAAAGCATACTCATTGTTTGAAAGCCCCCCAAAGAACCCCCTCGTGGTTTGAATAATTTGAACAACAAACGGAAATCATCTAATTTGACGGGAAGTGAATTACACATGCTTGATAAGCGAGTGTGATAAGAATACATCAAGGATAATgtgataatttttttctttttttctttccttgttcttcatttttcttctttctcctgAACCATCTGGAGTGAAAAACTGAAGCAAAATCAACACTAACCTTTGTTAATcttacttttcttttattttctttctttctctatttcttttccctctctctcccacctACTGGTGCAGCAAACCAGAAAGCACTGTATGGTTTCTGCTAAGCAGTTGCCTCGGCAAATTCCCCTCTTCGGCCGATGCAATTGGAACTCCGGCATTCACTGCGGTCCAAATCCAGTGTCTTTCCGGTAGGTTTCACGGAGTCCTTAACATCGCCGCTTCGATTTGCAGCAGCACTTGTTTCGATTTTGAAATATTCAGCGATGTGTCGGCAATTAGTTTCCGTGATCTGATGGGTCCTGAgatcaagaaaaaaaaggaggatGATCGCCGAAGACGGCGAAGGCTGAGCAGTATAGGGTCGCATAGGAGCATGCAGTCATGCGGTGGAGAATCTTGTGACTTTGACTTCTCGTCATTGGACTTGTCGTCGGATGGTGCTGAATCGACAACCTCATCTTCGTCGACAGCGTCCAATGTTTGGAAAGAATGGAACGGAGTCAGAACGGAGGTAGCCGGAAAACTCAAGGAACTGAAAAATGAAGGTAGTGGAGGAGGATTACTGTGCGGACTTATGCTGCAGAGGAAGATTTGTTTCTGCCCGGTCAATCAAAATTTGCGTTTCTAGGAAGAGTCATTGGAAAGTTAGAACCCTTGATGATACTCTGGATTTCTGGGGGGCTCTTTGTTATGAATTTTGACGGCTACGATTGTGCAGAAGACCCCCTTCTTTAATTGCAAATAAATCAACTTGGGCTTTTGCTAGTTCTCACTACTGTTGTCGATTTGTTGGGGAAATTTTGAAAGTTGGGTAGCCGTAAGTTTTTCTAGCAGCATTACTAAGTAGGATAATGGCAAATTTAGGGAATTTATTTTAGTGAAATTAGTGAATTTTTCTGGTATGCAGgttgttttcaaagaaaattagTGGCAATAATGTTGTTTAGTTCATCTCCATTCGGACATTTGCATTATAGTTAAGAAAGAAACCACAGATAAATTACCCATAGAAGGAGCTTAGATGCTAGACTTACAAGATTACCCATGGGATGATAACATTGATAAATTTCTCCATGAATATGCAAGATTTGAGAGAATTAAGAAAGTAAAATTTCGGTCTtgtcttgatttggattttagtTGAATGGTGGCAGTGGTAATTGGTAGCTGTTCTACTATTGTTGAAGGAAAAAGtggagatttggagaagaagataagttttgaaattttcaaatgagcCACTTGATGTTTCTTTATTctcaaataaagtgaaaaaatttttaaaatcttatgTAAACCCTGAACTAACTTTTAGTATAGGTTGAAACAAGGTTAATATaggaatttcatatttttctatcaaattggatgatttctGTTCGTTACCCAAATTAGTCTAAACCACGAGCGGGCTCTTTAGGGGTTTTTAAACAATGAGAAAGTTTTATGACAATAAttcaaaccataagggggtttaGTGTATTTTACCCTAATAAATTTGCTTCACCTTCTCCTTTGAAGCCCCTATGAGTTAATGTTAAAAAAATCTCAATGAGTCCCAATGGGCAAATTACAAAAGTCTCAATTGATCCCAATGagataaaatatatatatatatatatacacacacacaaaaagtcTTAACAAATTCAAGCAAACCAGAATCACAAAGGCCTTAGTAGGTCCCAACGAGCCAAAAATCACGAAAGTCTCAATAAATCCCAATGGGCTAGATATTAATCCCAATAGACCATTAgagaaaacctcaagggaggttttgaTATTAACCCTTTAATATAATCATATAAAtataatcatcaaattttagtaatatttcatttatttttatcttttgaaatATAAATCTCGAAAAAAATGCTTTCAaataaaaagtttgaaacactACCTAAGAATAACGAAAAAGATTTTTGACAccaaatttattaatttttttaaaaatacctcatTTCTTTTGTCAACGCTTTACATCAAAGATCTTGATAAAGgttaatacttgtaattttcaatgAATATTAGGACAAATAAGGTTATCCAgcacaaaagaaaaatattggATTATGTTTCTAAAGTCTCTATTCTTTGGATATAATGACACTTTACTACCGCAAATGCTAAAGACGTGTACATTTGGCTCCGTGAACTTTGGAAAGGCACACTTTTTCACAGGGTTAATTTAGGTGTAAAAATGTTCTTGTGACCTATCAGTGTTAAAAGAATTAACGCCTTTACCTTGGGGGGCAAAGTATTTATATTTCAAGTTGAAAGTGGTAACGCGTTATTCTCTCTAAAGCACAAAGGGCAAAGTGTGATTAACccaaataaaatggtaaaacaATAGCTTCCTCATCACGAGGGCTATTCACATATTAGACAATTATAAAGTTTATTTCCTTCTAGTGCTGATATAATTATTCCACAATTTTGAAAATCCAATTCGTTTTCCTGTCCCAGATTACGATTTCCTCACATATGGTACCCTTGATAAACCTGTTGATTAAATTTGTGGCATGAGCAACGTAAAATTCAGGGGCCTGCCAAGCTTTTTCAGAGCACTTGATCCCAATGAGGTCACATCTGGGTGAGGAAGCAGAGAGTTGTCTAAAAGCTCCAGCAATAATCTTCAGTACCTTtgatgaactagaaaaagaagcATTAAAGGTAGTTATCTGTAAGTTCAATTTCCCCAGCATCTACACAATGGTCCCTTTACCATTTCTAGCTAAGCACATTGTTCCTCAAAGCCAAGTCGATTCCCTGAATTCAAGTTTTTGAAAGCCTGATTCAAAAGTTTTTGAGTGGCTAGATCAAAGAGCACCTAACTCAGTGGTTTATGTTAAGTATGGAAGTCTAACACTGATGAGTGACCGTCATTAATTTCAAAGAATTTGCTTGGGGACTTGCAAATAGCAAGCAACAGTTCCTGTGGATCGATCAGCTTGACGTCGTGCCTGGAGGAGATTCAGGATAGAGGGATGTTAACAAGCTGGTGTGCAGAGGACAAAGTGTTGGAGGACTCAGCTGTTGGTGCATTTTTTACATCGTGGATGGAACTCCACATTAGAAACTATTTGTGCTGGAGTGCCTGTTATTTGCTGGCCTTCCTTTGCTGGTCAACAGACCAATTGTCATTATCCCAATGCTTAAATTAGCGAGTGCAATGGTCTGGAAACTGAAAGATGAAGAGTATTAAGGGTATTTGTCACCTCAAACGTGCATTGGAGAAGGGTATTTATAGGGTAACAGAGGGCAATGATTTATTAGTGTCCGAACAGCCTTTGAGGGCCAGAGGGTGGTCATAGGTTGACTGAGAGAAGAGTAGGTGTGTCAAGGAAATTGACGGAAATTTACGTCAGGCAACGTgagtcacatcaatcacttcatgatagttgaatattggatgattgatgaaactTTCCAAACTGTTGATTCGAAATCCAAAGCAAGGAACCTCGCCTCGATAGCACATTCGAGCCGAGATGGGTATTCCGGCCCCACACAAATCCATATAGGGTTTATTGAGTTCGATCCTATGTTTTCATTGCCATTATTGTGTTTTAatagaaaattttcagtttcctATTATCCAGGTAAAATTCTATGAGAGAAGATTGTAACTTCAATAGATTTGTGCTCATTaggattattttaatttttcagtAGCATTAAATTTGTGAGAATGAACACAGCACAAAgaattttcccctttttttgcATCAAAAAGTTGCCATTTCATTTTTGTTGCCTCTGAGAAGGTCTAATCAAAAGCGCTTATATAGTTTGCTAATGCCAAATACCACAAGGAAGGGGTGGTGGCGCAGTTGGCTAGCGCGTAGGTCTCATAGCTTCTGAGTTATCCTGAGGTCGAGAGTTCGAGCCTCTCTCACCCCAATGCCATTTTTTCCCATTTCGTTCTACCTCTGGTGTTTTGTGCCGTGGGCCATTTTGGCATTCTAGACATTCCCTTGtcattttgatgaaaaaaaCACTTGTTTCATAGGCTTTTTTCATCCCTACATTTGGGCCGCCCCTTTGGGAGTGAATTGACATAGCAACTCTTCAAAATTAGTAGTACTAGTGTATGGTGCAATATTATCCTATTTTCATATGTCAAAATAATAAGATGGCATGCTCTAATATAAGaactatttttttccctttgaagGATATAAGAACTACAAATTAAGAACTTTGCTAGATTAACCTGACAATTTTATTTAGATAGCTTCATGTGCTGAACAGGTACAAAGTAAATGCAACTTTGTAGTTTTCTACTTTTCTATCATTTGTGCAAAACACTCCCGCAATTCCGACCTTAGCTCAGTTGGTAGAGCGGAGGACTGTAGTGTTTTGAACGTCAGATATCCTTAGGTCGCTGGTTCGAATCCGGCAGgtcggatttttttttttaaaaaaaaaaaaagaaagaagagattcTCGATGTCAAATCCCAAGTCAAAATTCCTTCAACAATCCAATTGCCCAATTGCGATGCCCCGCATTAAAGAGATGCCACATATATTCCAATATCCACCACAACTCTATAATACTACTTCACTTATCCCTTCTCCCCTCTATCAAAAGCACAATGCAAGCTGTCCAATTTTGTTCTAAAATTAAACGAACACACTCCCACAAGCCACAATACTACAAAGCAACAACATACATTTTTACTTATCAAGAATCATTTATCAACTATTCCtcttcatcacataacatgcattCTCTACCTTCTTTCATCTTCCCTAAAATCATCTATTACTCCTTCATCATATCCTTTGGACCATGGTGCATATTGGCTCCAAATCCGGCCTGCCTGACCAAGTGTGGTTCATTAGAGGTGAAGTACCCTTTAGGCACCGGCTACGGCTGCGGCTCGCCACGATTCCACCCGATCATCGCGTGCACGGCCACGGCCACCGGTGACCGGCTCCTCCTCACCACCCACACAGGCTCATACCCCATAACCTCCATATCCTATTCTTCTTCAACCATAACCATCTCACCTCCATGCATGTCAAATTGCACCTTCATGCAAACCTGCCCAACCATCTTGGGCCTTGATTGGGCCAGCCCATTCCAACTTGGCCCATCAATCTTCATCCTGTTATCATGCGATCCTTCCATATCATCCCTCACCACGAAGGACTTCAACACCCTCATCTGTGATCCTTCTTCAACCTACCTTTGTGCCTCAGTCTACACATGTCCGGCCGTCGTCGACCTCGGCATGCGTCTCTTTCCTTCTACCAACACTTGCTGCGTGTACTCTCCGGCGAATCTCGACTCGAGGGATGAATTCAACCTGCATGAACTAAACTGTGCTGGCTATACTTCAGTTGTGTCACTAGGGGATGTGCCATCTGACCCTATGCAGTGGGAGTATGGTATGGTCTTGAAGTACAATCTTGGTGGATTGGACAGCTATAATACTGCTCCAAGTTGCCGTGCTTGTGAACTAAGTGGTGGGGTGTGTGGATACGCTCCTCCACATAACTCTTTTGTTTGTGTTTGTCAAAATGGGGTTAATACAACTACAGATTGCTACAACTACCTTAATGGCCAGTGGCTTTCTGTGAGCTCAACTTCTCATTTAAGCTGTAAGTTAATTCTCTCTACCATTTTAGTGATTCTTCTATTGAGGTTTGTACAGTTTTGCATTTATTATCTTGGgatgtttatttttattcatttctttattttttttggctttACAGGGAAAGTTTGGTGGGGTATTTTGGCGGTTCTAATGTATCTTCTGTCAAATAGCTTCATGAGCGAGCAAAACTGAAGAGTCGATGTTGTATCCTCACCTTTTTCTTCTGCTTTATGTActtaaaaatttcttgaatcGATTCTAGCTTTTCTTGATCGAAAGAAATGTCAAAGGTGAAAGGAATAAGAACATTAGCTCATTAAGATGAGGAGCAATTCATGGATCTGCATCTGATACGCACATATAAGGCAGATCAGAGATTTAAACATGGAATAAATTCCGTCTGCAAAGAAACTTATTACCTAGCTAATAAATCCCATGGTTCTGCCAAAAAGTTTGGTTTGTTGGGGATACTAGATCACTAGAGGATCAAACCTTAACACTTTCAGTGTTTTTGCTCGTCTGCAATCCCTCAATTTCGCTATTACAGTCAGTGGGTAGCAAATCCTGTTACCTTTTACCATCAAAATGATGCGTTATGTCCTAGCAAATATGTCgagaaaagcatgcaaatgtGATCTTTCAGAACATAGAAAATAGTACAATTAGGCTCGGAACATGTACTGCTGCTTGTTTTCACGATTCTGGTACTTGTTCCAGCTCAAACATCTATCTGGCTAATCATCTCAAAAATTCAGCCATGGGATAAAGATTAACAACAACGCTATAGATACTTCATAAATATCTCCATCCCAAAGCTGGTATTACAGAACAAATGTGGCACGAGAAGGAGTGCTGTAAACAATATTGGTGGTGTTTACCCACAATTTGGAGTAATAACTACTCAAAGAAGAATAGGATATCGGCATCTCCCAATCCCATTTGCAGCATTCTCTCAATCTTTCTTGTGGCTGCTGCCATTTATTTCCTTCTTAGATGGTGTGAGAGGATTAACAAGGAATGATTTCAAGTGTTTGCATAGTTCCTTGGACGCCTCTATATTGAATGCATGCCCTGCATTCTTTATTATTAACAGTTCTGCATTCTCGCCCAGATGCCTGTACaagttttttagaaaattaaattcaatAAGAAGCTCGGAGTTGCAATTAAGTTATAAAAACATCAAGTCTGTTGAAGTCAAAGAATAGAGAAAAAGAACAACTATAAAAGTATATGACATGGTATGCATGAATCAGACTGTATGCTTGCTCATGCTCTAAGTCAAAAATCTGTTGCTCATATCGACGTTAATTGTTACAGACCTGCAGATTTTAGTTTGTGAAATTCTATGCTAATTTGTCTTTCCCACGTTCATCCATCTCCAAATTGtaataaatcaaatttgaaaatttaagaGTAAGATTCATAAAACTGACCTTTTAAATCTGTGCCCCAATTCCAGCGGGAATATTTGGTCATGTTCACCCCAAATAATCAATGTGGGCTGCAGGAAGCAGACAACTTACCAAGTAAATAGTGCTTAGATAAGTTAGAAATTGCAGCAGAACTGCTGTGCATACTTCAGCTTAGAAGTTAGAATAAGATAGGGAACAAACATGAGTAATCTTAGGAAGATCCGCAAACTTTCTCCCTTTGTACAATGCCTGAATTAACTCAATCCTTTCCTGCCGATTTTCTGCACACATCGTCTGCACAAACACCATACATGTACAATGAACTTCAGGTAGAAATGTAAAATTCATCTGAGCATCAATAAAGAGTGTCAAATGACCTCATAATCTCACAATGAAGAACGATATTCACCCGAGTGCTTTGACATGTTAAGGCCACAAAATTGTGTAAATTCCATACTTCATTGAGACTATGGATGAATTCTTATCACGGTTTATctgattcatcatgaaattgaaCAGAAAGTTTGTTTCAATGGCAAATCTGGAATGAAACTCATCTAAGATGTTTCTGATAGGACATTCTTTTGTCAGGCAAGCAAGCATTCCATATAGCATTACCTTTTAGCTGATAGAAATTGGAACTGCACTCAGTTTCCTAATCATATGCTTTCACTGGTGCCTAATTTGCTTTTTCTCCATAGTTAGCAGTAACGTGTTAAGCAGAAAATTTTAATAGAGGACATTGTCATTCATATTACGATTCTGTATCACAGAGTAACCATGCCTATGTACCTCAAAGGAAGATGGTTCTGAAACAAAGATACAAAGGGACATATGGAGGCAAGCTAGGAATTCTTCAGAGAAAGCTGTGCATTAGACATCTGGCTTCATAAGCCTAAGGAACATGTAACTTCATAAGGACCAACACAAACAACAATCATATATGATGGGGATAAAAATTTTGCATCATTTTACAGATCGACAGAAATTCATAGCTAGAACAGAATCTGTTAACCGACATGTAATTCTCAAGTGTCCAGAGAAGCAAGGCAATGAGAAACCATATAAAGCAATACTTGCAGAAAATGCCACTATTCATAAGATCTCTACAGAGAATTTCAGATGGAGATTGAGGCTGAATACTATACTCGAAAACTGCAGATAAATAATGAATAAGAGGCAAATAGGAGAAGCAAAAAAGATTGTTTAGCTGAATTTGTGCAGCAACAAGATAAAAACCTGAAGGATTATCTAACTG
The genomic region above belongs to Coffea arabica cultivar ET-39 chromosome 7c, Coffea Arabica ET-39 HiFi, whole genome shotgun sequence and contains:
- the LOC113699292 gene encoding uncharacterized protein encodes the protein MQAVQFCSKIKRTHSHKPQYYKATTYIFTYQESFINYSSSSHNMHSLPSFIFPKIIYYSFIISFGPWCILAPNPACLTKCGSLEVKYPLGTGYGCGSPRFHPIIACTATATGDRLLLTTHTGSYPITSISYSSSTITISPPCMSNCTFMQTCPTILGLDWASPFQLGPSIFILLSCDPSISSLTTKDFNTLICDPSSTYLCASVYTCPAVVDLGMRLFPSTNTCCVYSPANLDSRDEFNLHELNCAGYTSVVSLGDVPSDPMQWEYGMVLKYNLGGLDSYNTAPSCRACELSGGVCGYAPPHNSFVCVCQNGVNTTTDCYNYLNGQWLSVSSTSHLSWKVWWGILAVLMYLLSNSFMSEQN